A single Klebsiella variicola DNA region contains:
- a CDS encoding IclR family transcriptional regulator — MLESTKVPALTRAIEILNLISRIGPCSAATIIAELGIPKSTVYLLLGELKKQRFISMDNQDNYCLWTKLVELAGQALSKMDLRELARPRLTRLMDECGLLCHLGIIDQGNAYYILKIESPATISVRSHEGKSLSLYRSGIGKCLLAWQPASVQASIIDDLQWERATPTTITDAQQLREELGRIRARGWSFDNGEDYPDVRCVAAPVFNANNDLTAAISVVGTRLQINEDNRDYLAGKAIACAKDISRLLGWKSPFEQLASS, encoded by the coding sequence ATGTTGGAATCAACAAAAGTCCCGGCGCTGACCCGCGCGATTGAGATCCTCAATTTAATCAGCCGGATTGGTCCCTGCAGCGCAGCCACCATCATTGCCGAACTGGGGATCCCGAAAAGCACGGTTTATCTGCTGCTGGGCGAGCTAAAAAAGCAGCGCTTCATCAGTATGGATAATCAGGATAACTACTGCCTGTGGACCAAGCTGGTGGAGCTGGCCGGGCAGGCGCTGAGCAAAATGGATCTGCGCGAGCTGGCGCGTCCGCGCCTCACCCGACTGATGGATGAGTGCGGCCTGCTTTGTCATCTGGGCATCATCGATCAGGGTAACGCCTACTACATTCTTAAAATTGAGTCTCCCGCCACCATTAGCGTGCGTTCGCACGAAGGCAAGAGCCTGTCGCTTTATCGCTCCGGGATCGGCAAATGTTTGCTGGCCTGGCAGCCCGCCAGCGTTCAGGCGTCGATTATCGACGACCTGCAGTGGGAGCGGGCCACGCCAACGACCATCACCGATGCTCAACAGCTGCGGGAGGAGCTGGGGCGCATTCGCGCTCGGGGCTGGAGCTTTGATAATGGCGAGGACTATCCGGATGTGCGCTGCGTGGCCGCCCCGGTATTTAACGCCAATAACGACCTGACCGCCGCCATCTCGGTGGTGGGCACCCGTCTGCAAATCAATGAAGACAATCGCGATTATCTGGCCGGTAAGGCGATTGCCTGCGCGAAAGATATTTCCCGTCTGCTGGGGTGGAAAAGCCCCTTCGAACAACTCGCCTCATCATAA